GAGCTTCATCCCAACCTCCAATGACCGACCGTTCATGGAAAACTGGCGACCTACGGCAAGAATGGCGACTTGTGCGGACCTGTGCTGCGATTTCCGGGTTCTGTGCCAGCGACTGCATCATGCTGCGCATGTAGGGTGCAGACAACATATTCTGCATCAGCTGTGGGTTCTCAGAAATCTGCTGCAGCAGGCTTTGCATACCAGGACTGCTGAATATACCTGCAGAGGGGGAGAGCTCATCTTGAGAATCATACAATTCGAAGATGTCTATGCAGGATTGTACTCTACCAACGGACTTTGCACTGCAAGACTAGAGCAACAGAAGGGCAAAGAACTTTACCCTCCAGGAGTTAATGGTCATTCCAAGCTTAACGAAATGCAAACGTAACACTAACTTGCGTGTACAGAGAAAAGTGGTGCGGTAACCACCAACTTTATAATCTCTACATCTAGCACAGAGAAAAGGGACTCTTCTAGGAAAACTTCCTCCAATGCATGGATGACTTGTAAACAGCACACTTTCGGCCGGTACCGTTGCCCAGGCTGGCAGAGTTAATGCCCAGGGGGTTGGACACGCTAGGGGTGGTCCCGCTGGGgacagaggtggaggtggaggttcCTGTTCCGCTCCCGCTCTCAGAGGGCGTGGCACTGGGTGGGCCCCAGGGGTTGGGAAGAGGTTCACGGTTCTCTGTTCGGGATGGCTGCACCCCAGATCCTTCAGAGCTGCCCCCCAGGGCAGAGAAGGGATTGTTTCCAAACTGGAAAAGAAGTCACAACCCAAACAACATTACCAAACAGTGATTCAAAATAACTAGTCAAAACAGTCAAACACTACACATACTACACACTGAAAATGAGAATAAGCTGTAACTAGTAACAGCTCTGCCacaaaatgggggggggggggggggggaagccatTTGGGTTCTATATGACCACCTTCCTTTCTTGTAGGATTCCAGACATTTCATCACCCAGCAAATGGTTGTAACTTTCATGCACAGACAATGATCAGTCCCTGCTAATGTGATCGTACTTCTGTCATTGCTTTTTCCATGTAAAGTGACAGAAAGCCATGAGCACAAAAGCAACAGCACTACCTGTTCACGAGCAGCACTGAACATGGGCTCCTGGATATCGGTATACATCCGGCGCAGGGCATTGTAGCCGCCAGGGATGCTCTCCAAGTTGCTAAGCGCCCGGTCCTGGTTCCGCATCATCTCCTGCATCATGGCTGGGTTCCTAGCCAGCTCCATAGTCTAGGAGGGAGTAAAGTACAGAGAAAGCTGAGTAACCTCTCCCAAATCGACAGCTGGTACAAAAGGATACTAGTTCCTTCAAATCCCTACAATTGTTGTAGAGACCATAAGAAGATAGTTTCAGAAAATTCAACTACagagaacacaaaaacaaattaacgtcaaccccccccccaaaaaaaaaaatttccaggaCTGCCCCCTTGTGGCTTGAAGAGGACTTTAGCTGCACTGCAATTCTCCAGCTGtgttttctcttctccttcGCAGCATGGAAAGCGGGCggccccctgcacccccccaggGGCCACCGCCAACAGAAATTGCTGAACCATTTGGCAAATTGTtgcttttactttattaatcAACCTGTTCCTACAAGAGGAAATGATTAGTGGCTCCTCCAGCAACTCAGCTTAATCAGTTCTTGACCCTACCTGTCTCATGAGCTCAGGGTTGTTGAGCATGTGCGAGATCTCCGGGTTTCGCTCCATCAGCTGCTGCATCTGGGGGTTGGCCATGATCATCTGCCTCATCAGGTCTGGGTTGGACATCATGTTCTGCACTAGTGGGTTCTCCATGATCTGGGACAACATCTCCGGGTTGGACATGAGCTGTCTCtgcatctgctgctgcagctccatAAAGTTGGTTGAGCCCATTCCCAGGGCGGCCAGGCTGGAGAGGTCACCAAAACCGGCTGGGGACAAAAGGAGCTCCGCTTAGAAGCCACACTAATCACCCCCCAGTGTTAGCCATGGTGGCAGCCTCTTATACCAGTTTCCAAATCTTATACTAGATTCCATCCGTTGCCTACACTTTCCGCACCTATTGAATATGTCCTAAAGAACTGAAGACATGAACCACGCGACTTCTGTCTGCTGCCCCCTTTCCTCTGATTTGACTCCTGGGCTGAATTACAGGGCACTCCACACATTCTGGATTAGGATTGTGGGATTaccctgtgtctgtgcagcagcaggcttTACTCACTCAGTATGTTGGCTGGCTGAGGAGGAACCGgcgtggtgctgctgctgttggacccagcTGACGACGTGCTGACAGCTGGACTGGGGCTGGCTGAAGTGGCGCCACTGCCGCCACTCACCTGGGCACTGCTTGAACTTGATGTGGCAGAAGTCTGTGGGCCAGCTCCGTCTGCTGACCTGCAGGAAATTAAATGGCGggaaagcaaaacaagaaaaagattCACAGAGATTTAATACATTAGGATATAATCCATTTGCAACATTCAATGAATTTACAGTCACAAACCTACTTCATACAGTCTTCAAAACACATCACACTGAACTAGATCATCTGGTCTCATTATCTGGTTCTCATGTTCCACTGTCTTCTGCTTAATGAAGTCTGACTGAGCTGTTACAAAACTATGATCTACATACTGCACCTGCAAATGGGTGCGAGAAAGACCATCTTGCCGATCATCAGTATACTTGTGaacacaaagcaacaaaatCATCCTGGTTTTCATTGGCCTGATGCCACTGTGAATAGCTGACTCATGTAAATGAAGTCGACATCTTACTTATGTGCAGTTTTGATAACCAAGTGGACTGTGAGTCCATCCTTTATGCCGTGCTGGTTAAGTGTGTCCCCGTCCTTTAGGATCTTTCCGGCAAAGATCAGCACCAGTTGGTCCTGCTTTGCCTTGAACCTCCTTGAGATCTCTTCCTTAAACTGTGGAAGTAAACAGGAAGTGTGCACAGGGTGATTTggattggaaaaaggtggatttctCAGGTGGAAAGTCAGTACATCTGAGCATTAAACATTTGCTTACTCAGTATATTCTATACTTTTCACCAACATTTATATGCCTCAAAGGTCAAAGGGCAAGACTAGTGGGAAACAGTGCCCATTAGACAAATTGTTTCTTATGCCACAAAACCTTTAAATATTCCTATTTCAAAACGTTAAATAGCAACTACAACTAAAAGTAGAACAAATGCTACCAAGGAAGCACCCCGTAACACCTTTCCTATTCATTGGGTCCTTTGAGGCTATGCATTTATGATAAATGATCACTAGTGTTAGCATACAGACATAAGTTTAGAGCAAAGCTTGAGACAAtgaagttaaaaatattttctactaTTAATCCATGCACACTAAACACAAAATGGCAGGTTTGACAGATCCTAGTACTCCACCGACATATGGAAACTTCACCACACAACTGATGCTGCAGTAGAGCACAGTTTCACAAAACCACATATTCATTCCATAACCAATAAGGTTCAAACAGAGAAATTAACGGGACAAAAATTCCTGCAATTTCATTCCTCAACCAACAATTATCTTATACAACTTTTGcctgaatttatacagctgcatatttcACTGTGATAACCTGGGTTACAAACCTGACTCCAGGGCTGCAGGACCTACAGAGGGAATTTCCTAGAGGGTACAAACCTATGTTTTTATGCTCTATATAACCACTAACAATCTTTAACAGTTTTCTTAATGTATCAAAAGCATCAGGTCCTATCAGAGGACCTTCAATCATTAAGTAGTTAAACTGCATataagttcaagtttattgtcataggtacaagtaccatgtacaaacAAGTATTACGAAATTCTTCTTTAACACCTTATATTCTTCTGGTGAccaagacacacaaaaaaagtcacaaacaTTCCTAcccacacagtgaaacaaacaatTTAGACATAATAGAAACATCTCTAATCTTCTTACAGGCAAAATTAGATGCTGCATACACAGGAGTCTAGTAAATGATAACTATTATAACTCAAGTAGTGCATTCTTTTGGGACCAAGCGCACAGAGATTTTAATTAAGCTTTTCATGACGATTCTGTATTTCCTGGACTGTCTCAGATACAATTCTGAGTCACTCAGTGTATTTAGTTATGCCGAATAtaaccatgtacatgtattcaagtagctgacacgtttctccaaagcaacttacaatgttaagccatttagttatttccttatttacagagctgggtaattttaccggaacaattcaggataagtaccttgctgaagggtacaacagctggaggtgggattcgaatccgTGACCTTTGGGCGCAAAGGTGGCACCTCTAActacaacactaccagctgtaaaaCTATACCATGTAGTGAAATGTGTAATAAGGGTGTAAAAGCAGCACTGCACAGGGACCATGACAACTAGAGAGATGTCAAGTGCACAGTattctacatttactcatttagcagacgcttttctccaaagcgactcttccgatgaactctatgtagcgttctCCGCCCACACGCTTTATTCACTGCGGtaacttacacttctagatacactacttatgggtcactcatccctacatcagtggaacacgctcttcgatacagctgcgtaattttactggaacaattcagtataagtaccatgctcagggtactacagctggaggtgggattcgaacctgtaacctttgggggtccaaaggcagcagctctaaccaccacagtAGCAGCTGTCCTGCAGTGCTGAGTGAAGCCTCATCAAGTAAGTGTGATCCAGCCCCTGGTACCAGTAGTAAAACCCAGCagaagcacccccccccacaaagtTTCCTTCATTCAGGAAGTTCATTCAAGTCTCACAGCGGGGAGAAAACacgacacggacacacacacgtgctaGGGTTTCAAATGGAGCACAGCGCGAAATCGGACGAAATTCTCAGGAACAAAAGGAGcaccttattttaaaaacaaagaaaaatgagagAACACACAGAAGAGCTCCAAACTCCACCACGGATAGACTAGACCGAAAAAGGGCAGTAAAACAGAGAGGCCGCGCGGcgcgtgagtgagtgagtcgtGACCCGGCGGGGCGGCAGCGAGAGGAGCCTCCTCAGTCTCGCGCCGGCTTTCCAGAACATTCAACTGCGATCGCGCAGCGCTCGgtgggcgggggaggggagcggACGGCAGAAGACGGCGCTCCCAGCTTCTACCTAGCTGACAAACATCACCATTCGCATTCCGGAGCGGCGCCTCCGACGCTTCACGCCGGACTCCCGACTGCGGACCGATTTCACCGCGCAGCCGCCCGGCCGACGTGCGTCGCCGCCGCCATCCGCTTTCGCAACATCATCTTCTCAGCAGCACCCGCGAAACGCTGTTAAAATTCACCTCCACGACGCACCTAGTTCTATCGCTCGGCCGCATTTCCAGAAGAGGCGGGTTTTTAAACCAACGCTAGCAGCTCGTATCGGTTAGCTAGCCGGCTAACGAGGTCCAGCAGCACCGCACCACACCACAGCACAGGGCAGCTGAGCTGAGGCAGTGAGGGGGCACCACCGCGACACACGCATTTCGCCGAACCAAACGCGGCTTGAGCTCACACACCTGTGTAACCGAGGCATCCTCCGAGATTGCGATTTCCTCCTTATCTTTCGGGGTTTTCACCGTCACCCTGATTATATTGCCCTCCGAagtggtatttttattattattgttattcacaGGGTCCGAGCCACCGTTGTCCGCCATCTTTACTCCTCCTATATTCACTGAGTCACCGACAAGAAAGCCAAAGCTACTAAGAGGTAATAATTTACCCTGTGGTTCCGCGAACGGGTTCGGTTGTTGCGACGCGGCGCCCCCTGGAGTGGCGGAGGTGTTACTGCAACGAGGCCGCTCGTCGGCGCGGCATCATCAGAGACCCCCCAGAGACAGGCTCTTCTAAAGTGAAGAAAAACTGTAATCACAcgtttttttgtgtctttttatgaCGCATATTGGTTTTTGTGCTTAGCACTTCTTCCTCACAGGTCCAAGGCTGATGGTTAAAAATGAGCCCCTTCGTTTGCGTTGTAGTTTGTAGGGGCTTTCTTCGGGGTCTCTCGCCTGCTCAGTCCTAACGCTGTAAAGCGTGGTTATTGCAAAAGAGAACCGAGTCTCAACTGGCTCACGTAAAGATTTTTCTGAGAACTCGGAGATGGAACTCTCACAAACAAAGAGAGGTGCGCAACGGGATTGCCGTATGTTGAATTTTAGTTATGATTGTCACCTTTTAGGGAATGATTTACAGTGATTGTTCAGTTTCTGCTTACCAGGAGCACGTGTCTTACCTACTTTACTGTTCAGACACTTATTTATAAATCTTTATATTGTTCCAAGGCAACTAGTATCACACTTTCTCCAAGTTCCAGCAGCACCGAGGGTTTTGTGCCCCAACTATTAAAGAAACTAGGCTTTGTGTGAGAACATCCTTATGGGTAataaagagagggagaaaatcAGAAAGACAGAATGTGAAACCAAAATGAAAGTCAGTCCAAAGCATTTTTAACATGAACAGGGATGTAGAGTATGATCATATTGCGGTTTTCCTTGAGTAAAACACTggtttaccccccccccacccccaagcaACCCCACCCCAGGGAGCAGTTTAACCGATTTCCACGAGTCTCCAGTGTAAGGGAAGCCCACAATACGCAGACAGCAAAGATGTGCAATGGGATCATTATATGAAGCCATCACCAGCAGGTAAAAACTAAGGGTAAACTGAGGGCagtgcttcatttatttataaaatgcgCTTATTCACtacatgtcagctaaattaatactgtacatatatctCTGTGCAATACTAGCTGTGCTAACCATGAAATGCAGTCTCCAAGGCTATTACAAATATATGAGGGGGAGGGATATATATAATcgatatataaatatgtatatatttataaattatataaataatttgtacACATGATGCCTTTGTCCCCCTTACTGATTTGCCAGCCTGGTCTTCTGCGATATTCCAAGCAGGAGCCCGAGTTTCAAGAGCCCATTGAGGAGTCCACCATCCCTGAGGTGGCCTGCAGCATCAATGCAGCGTACAGACCTCTTTACTGTGTCTGTACCATGTTTCGATGTGCGACTCGCTCTGAACACACTATTCTTTTCTGTACGTGTAACAGTCAAAGGCATCTTATTGAGGACAGTCTTGAGGCCACAGTGTCACCGTACTGTTCCATGGCCACATTTCGGAGCACCGTGCAAAGAGATGGTCTGTTACAGGTCTGTTGTTCTTGTGGTTTCCTCAATAGCTCTCAACAGCTCTGGCTGAAACCACGGGGAGGAAAATCACGCTCTCAAAGTACATCTATCATTCTTGGACGATTCCAGCTTTGTTCCTTTTCAAATTTCATTCCTGGACTACTTTAATGATATCCTTCCAAgaacatgaataaaacaaaaggtaCAAGCGACGTGTCACAATTCCAAACTGCtgtgacaaaaacacatttgcagaaataacaaaaatgtccagatttgtttgtcattttattttgtggaaaatGCATCAAACCTGCATGCGCTGGTTCTACATAAGGATGATCTTATGCGCGCATGAAAAACTCAATTCAGGATTTTTCGATCGTCTGCTTTCGGCACGTTTCCAGTTGAATTTTACGTCGCTGatataaaggtttttttatatGCTTTTATACTCTATCTCTCAACATTTACGTCCCGCTGTTCAGAAAAAATGAGGAAGGCTGTATAAAACATTGCAATCTGTGATTTTCTCTCAACACAGATgagatattaaaataatgatgtATCGATgaacacagaacagagccgcACACCAGAATTACCTCAATAATGTCTGGGGGGGTCCTCAATCGCTCTTTTGCGTTTCCAGCTATTGTACATGCAGGTAGTCCTCCAGTTACAACATCTGTGACTTACCACCACCTGGACTTACAACAGccgtccccacacacacattgactgaaaccgcttgtcccatgcagggttgcggcaaaccggagcctaacccggcaacacggggcgcagggctggagggggaggggacaccggtccgtcgcaaggcaccccgagcgggacttgaaccccagacccaccagagagcagtcgACGGTCGTCCTGTTAGCTCTATTGTTTTGAGTCCCACCATCTGGGTCTCAGTCTGTGTTTCAGTGTACATCGCTTTCACGTGTAAAGCCATTCAGTTTACTTTCTACCTAAAAGTAAGTGAGGAAAGGTGTTCGTTATTAACGAACACTGTACAGTATTAAATACAGTATTCATGAACATTACCTCTGCTGTATTtgcttttataattattttttcttatttatattaaCACAATGTGTGAAACCACTGAAAATCTATTATCCAACACAGCATTCACatgttacttatttatatatccttatggttcatgATATAATCGATACAACTGCTCCGTGTAATGGGCTTTTTGATTAACGAcattgacttacgatggggttgtCAGACGGAACCCCGCTGGAAACCGAGGATCACCTGTAGTCTTATGGTTCCTCTACGACTGTGGGTTGCTCAGAAATCTCGATGAAAAAGGCTGCTGGGAACAGTTGGTGACAATACCAACAGGGACAGCCTACCATGACAAACCCAGGCATGTAGCATAAAACTTTTAATGTGCTGCTGTCGTGATGTTAAATATACAACATGCAGGAATTTCACAGAAACATAGACATTCCCTCGAATATTAAAATCTAACTTTTTGCCAAAATCACAACTGAACACttccagaagaaaaaa
This genomic interval from Scleropages formosus chromosome 23, fSclFor1.1, whole genome shotgun sequence contains the following:
- the ubqln4 gene encoding ubiquilin-4, translated to MADNGGSDPVNNNNNKNTTSEGNIIRVTVKTPKDKEEIAISEDASVTQFKEEISRRFKAKQDQLVLIFAGKILKDGDTLNQHGIKDGLTVHLVIKTAHKSADGAGPQTSATSSSSSAQVSGGSGATSASPSPAVSTSSAGSNSSSTTPVPPQPANILTGFGDLSSLAALGMGSTNFMELQQQMQRQLMSNPEMLSQIMENPLVQNMMSNPDLMRQMIMANPQMQQLMERNPEISHMLNNPELMRQTMELARNPAMMQEMMRNQDRALSNLESIPGGYNALRRMYTDIQEPMFSAAREQFGNNPFSALGGSSEGSGVQPSRTENREPLPNPWGPPSATPSESGSGTGTSTSTSVPSGTTPSVSNPLGINSASLGNGIFSSPGMQSLLQQISENPQLMQNMLSAPYMRSMMQSLAQNPEIAAQVMMNNPLFAGNPQLQEQFRLQLPIFLQQMQNPEALSVMTNPRAMQALLQIQQGLQTLQTEAPGLMPSLTPGGISTTPLSTGGGVTPENPTASAGGSTPASGTSSAQQQLMQQMLQMFAGGSASTQSQTPEVRFQQQLEQLSAMGFINREANLQALIATGGDINAAIERLLGSQPS